In Alnus glutinosa chromosome 7, dhAlnGlut1.1, whole genome shotgun sequence, the sequence GTCAAATCTTAActcgacttatttaattaaataaaataaaatttttaacactAACCGctcattttatattaaattcgcaaaacgtgtaaaaaattgtcggTTTACTTCTAACTCGAATGCAATCCAAATCAAATTCAATTCACACTCTTTTTACATATATCGATATGATATATTGTAAatggcttttatatatatatatatataatacttaaTAGATGTGATAAATTAAGTAGCATtaataatcataaaaataacaagGGAATAGCCAAACTGCCAAATCTAAAAAGGAGGTTCGCAGGCCAGTTTAATTTGCTGACAAGGACTGTCTCTTTGATTAATCAAAAGGGAGCAACCCAGTTGTCTTTTACCAAGACAAAAGCACGCCGACATTAGTTTTTAACAGAAAAGATTTTTGGTAAAGTAGGCAACCCCAACAGTTACAGAATGGTGGTGTGAATGCCTGCTGCACAAGCTATAGAGAAATGGTCCCTAGGGAATCCATCCCTCTTCTTCGACCACAACATCGACATTTTCATCGGgtcaagaacaacaagaatcttaaaaaggaaaatggcTTGTGGGGCGGGGACTCGCCCTGGGAAGATGGTGACCGGAGACTCGCGGCCTGCATTCTACAGCTGTACCTTTTGTAAGGTCATTCTCAAAAGAACCACCAAAAGAGCGTTCCCCTTTGATTTAGGATAGGACCAGCCTTTCCTTATTTCTATTTATCTTTCTGTCTCTTTTACTTTCAATGTGACATTCTTGTGTAAACATGCATAGACACCATGAAAAAAAGAAtgttcggtttttttttttttttttttttttttttttttttttctgtctatttttgtacaaaaattgtttaaatctaCCAACACATCTCCATACAAAAAGGTATATCATAAAGTGACTACGGATTGAAATTCAGTACAATATTATGGTCCTGAATGTACATTACTTGTTATTTGGACAGTTCAATTTGGAGCATAGTCACCCATTTTGAATATTTGTAGTTGCGATACGGGCGCCCAAATAAAAGGTATTGCATCCGATGATCTTAATCCCAGTGACTATCCAACTCATCTCTAATCGAtcgggcttgtttggcaagggaGATAAAATTCTCCATCTCCCTCTTCACTCTTCCTAAAaataatcaacttcaaaacattctaactttatatcacattaataattttttattactatttaaataaaaaaaaattcattacaatacaaacattttcacatttttatacaaattcttattactttatatcacatctagtACTTCTTACTACTACCCCCAACTTTcactcccttaccaaacaaggctgATCATGTTTATGTAGTCActcaaaaattgaattttttttttttttttctcaaattggATTGAAAGAAGTTTTTTCAATTAAGTCctttaaatgaatatatatctAAAATTTATCCGActtaatttaaaggaaaattttacCCAAAATTGAATATTCATATGGaagttatatatgtatatcattTGAGATACTTGTCACTAATCAAATTTATTACATGATTTTAAGTCATCTCATCTTTCAAAGGTCTTCTTTTTGTAGAGGTTCATAGGTCATATTCAATTAATCATGAACACCCATGAACAAAAAGGGCAGTCAAAAAAACATCATGGTACCAAACTTTCAACAGTCTTTGTATTTCAAAGGTGTGTCGTGTGTGGGGGAGGAGATGTGAATACACAAAGCACAGGGACTAACACATGTAAATTTCAGAAAGCGTGAGCACGCATGTGCAAAATGTCGTTTGTGATATTCCCTCAGTCAGCAACCACTCAGTGAAAGTGAGTCAGAGAGTGGCAGAAACGAGTAAACGTATTTAATTTTCACAACCTCCAAGCCAACCTCCACTATATTCTTTACTTTCTTTCTCCGCTTTCTCAAAACCTAGAAAAATTGACTTCAGATGCAAATGGGTTCACCCCACAAACCCTAGAGACCCACAAGTCCTCAAAAAACCAAAGATTCAGCAGAAACCCACTTCACGCAATGGCCGTATTATCCATTTCCAGGAACTTCACTGCCTTaactttctttgttttcttctttaaatCCATAGCTGCAGACCCAGATTCTTCTTTCTCGTTCACACGGTTCGGGAACGATCCAAAAATTGAGTCCAAAATCGGTGTGTATGGGGATGCAAAGGTTGTTAATGGTGGGTATGCCGTTCAGCTAACTGGTCCGGAGAGTTCAATTGCTGGGGTAGTCATGTACAAGAGCCCCATTAAACTTGTCGAAGGTATGTCTAGAAAATTGGTTTCTTTTTCGACGTACTTCTCCTTCTCGATGTCTACCGGTAACAGTGATGGTTTGGATTTCCTTATGGTTCCAAGTGGTTTCAATGATACTAGTCCATTTGAGCTTTCTCTAGGATCTGGGAAAAGTAAATTTGAGTTTGTTGCTGTTAGATTTAATACATTAAGGGATAATAATGGTGGTTTGGTTAAGAATCATGTAGGAATTGGTGTGGGTAGTGTTTTATCAGCGGGATTGAGCAATGCGTCTGTTTATAACTTGGCTCCTCGTAGTGAAAAAATCCATGCTTGGATAGATTATGAAGCCGGTTCAAAGGGATTAGAGGTTAGGTTGGGTCAACATGGTGGTTCGAGGCCCTCTAGTCCGTTGCTCTCGTACCAAATTGACTTGTCCAAAGCGTTGGAGGATGAGGAAGTGTTTGTGAGCTTTCGGTCGTCGGCTGGGAATTCTTCCAAGACATGTTTTCTGCATTCGTGGAGTTTCAAGCTTCGATATGTTCCGAATTGGATGCATTCTGAGCCATTGGATCCTAAGGCCTTTGCTAAAAGCACCAAAACTTTGGCAGTTCCAAAGAGAAGTGATTGCCTCTCGAGGGTGCTCGCTGCCATGATTTTCGGTGCTGCCTGTGGAGCATTGGCAGCATTTACTGTGTTGTATTTGTGGACAATCTTTGGTAATAGGCGTCCAGTGGCGCCGGAGGAGTTTTCCATGCAGCCCATGGATTGCGAGTACAAAAAAGTTCAAATAGTTGTAGATAAAGCCTTCGAAGATGGCAAGAAGTAGGTGTTTGGTGTTTTCTGTTCGATGCTGTGTTGTAAATCAGTGTCTTGTCTGCTTGTATCTTCACGTTTTGTTGTATTGCTGTAATTTGGTGATCAATTGTcaaaatttagtttttgttaCATTCTGTTCAATCTGGGGAGCACTGATTTAGTTTTGGACtgataaaatgaaatattttgcatgtttaaacTTTTGCTGTTGTTAACATAACTCCTGTAATACTGTAAGATGCATGCATTGTTAACTTTACTACCCTGGCTTTTATGGCTGCAGATAAACTTCACTTTGCTAGGTTGTGTTGTGTAAATATTAGACTGATTAGTGACCAGATTTATTGTAGAAAACCATACTCTGTTTCATTGCTCAAACTTCCTTTTGCTGGTTTCTTGCACTACAGTCTTCTTCCAAACCTTTTGATTCTTAATGTTCATGACAATACTAGTGCGATTAACAGATGGGTCTTGGTTTGTTTTCTCCATATTTAGGTCCTGTTGTTGAAGCATATGATTTCTTCAGTCACAGGGTTTTGTTTGCAAGCCTTTGAAAGCATTGTAAATACTATTTTGAGATCTTCACAATCTGTACCAAGTCGTTTTCAACATCTTGCATCTCTTGTTTTTCTGCGTAGTTAGCATAGCTTTGAGAATTAAGTTCCTACAAAGAGGCACTAGCTGCCAGTAAAAACCTTGTTTAGTGTAATGTAAACACATATCTCTGGGAAATTGAAGAAGTACAAGTTTAGCCGTGGCATCTCTTTAGCTATATTTTCTTCGTTTTTCATCAATAATTACATTGAAGAACTGCAAAAGTGAGTGGTGGCTTTTGCTTTGGCTACTGCAATGGCTGAACATTTTATGAAGCTTTTGCAGACTCAACCTCAAAGTTTCCCCTTCAAATCTGCCTGTATTTAGCCCTCTCAATATACCAACCTAGTTGTAATGTCTTCTAAATCCTTCAATATATCTGTCTATATCTAGTCTTTACAATGAGGTAGATATTTTTTGGGAGGATTTTGAGCAGATAATTTTGTATTAGATAATCTTGTATTAGATAATTTTGAGCAGGTCCTCACTTGACAGCCACATTACTTCTATGAGTTGCTGGTTAATCTGATTCATGCGTACTTGCGTTAATTTCGTAAAAATCTTGAGAAACATCACATTGAGATAAATGATGAACGATTAAGaaaatttctagaaaatctACTTctactattttaactaaatattattttatttttgattttagaACATCCAATTCATATGTTCTCTTTTCAAAGATAAatgaagataaaaatataaaagataaatcatttttcttatatttattgtacatctcttttcaaaattaatattaaatttgaaaGATGTACATATAACGTTTATCTTTTTCGTTGCTCTCTTCTCCTCTGTTCCTCTTACGCatactctttttaaaatatgacTATTGAAAAAAACGAAGTTTTAAACTATAACTGTtcaaaaaaagacaatttttttaaaatatacttgTTAGGAGAATATTACCAttaagagaaattttaaaaaaatatgatcattaaaaaagacaatttcaaaaatatgatcggtttgagaaagaaagaatgaaagtgaatggttaaataaaaaaatgtgattttttttagttaaaatagtgagaaAATTTGCTGAGCATGGTTTAATGTAATTAATTGGAGATtaaacaacataacggtaaaacAAATCAGGTATCTTCCTCTTGAAATCTCATATGAACAAACATGATGGCACTTGTTTCACGAGGAAGAACCCAAATCCAGAAACAAACTTAAGATTGACAGTAATATGTAGCCAACAGCTACCCGGAATGGTCTGCCCCCTTCGCCGGAGACCGGCAACCGGGAGTTGCAGCATTTTACATTCATACTGATATAACAACTTCACATGTCATTaatttcttcctcctcttcctcgTACTCATCATCCTCATCGGCTGTGGCATCTTGGTACTGCTGATACTCCGAAACCAGGTCATTCATGTTGCTCTCCGCCTCAGTGAACTCCATCTCGTCCATACCTTCCCCTGTGTACCAATGCAAGAAGGCCTTTCTCCTGAACATGGCAGTGAACTGCTCGCTCACACGGCGGAACATCTCCTGGATAGAAGTGGAGTTACCGATGAAAGTGGATGCCATTTTCAACCCTGTTGGGGCAATATCACAGACGGTGGATTTCACATTGTTAGGAATCCATTCCACGAAGTAGGAAGAATTCTTGTTCTGGACATTGATCATTTGCTCATCCACTTCCTTGGTGCTCATTTTCCCCCGGAACATAGCCGAGGCCGTGAGATATCGACCGTGTCGTGGGTCGGCTGCGCACATCATGTTCTTTGAGTCCCACATTTGCTGGGTGAGCTCTGGCACGCTCAGGGCTCTGTACTGCTGCGAACCTCGGGATGTCAAAGGAGCGAAACCCACCATGAAAAAGTGAAGCCTAGGGAAGGGGATTAGATTAACAGCGAGCTTTCTAAGGTCGGAGTTAAGCTGCCCAGGGAACCTCAAACAGCATGTGACCCCAGACATTGTTGCAGAAATCAAATGGTTCAGATCTCCGACTGCATCAACAAGAGGACAATCAATTTTGGGGGATAACATGTCAATAATACAATTTCTTAtataaaaagtttgattttaaactaaatcacagAAGATGTACCATTTGAGATTggaagtaaattttttaaaagttgcaaattgaaattttaaaagttaaactacaatttaTCGCAGAATATTcaattgaattttataaaaccacaaacccaaacagatatatattactttaacccaaaaaaaaaagccttggTTAAGCCTAAATTTTAAGATGTTGCAACGATTTATCAAATTGGGAAACTCCAAAAATTAGTAACCCAGATTGCAAAGATCACACATACAATACCCAGATTAAAAAGATCACATATACAATACTGACATACGGGAAAGGGAAACTAATGATAGGGGGTGAAGATCTTACAGCTTGGGGTTGTGAGCTTGAGGGTGCGGAAGCAAATGTCGTAAAGAGCTTCATTATCAAGAACCATGCACTCGTCTGCATTCTCAACGAGCTGGTGGACCGACAAGGTTGCATTGTAAGGCTCAACGACGGTATCGGAGACCTTCGGGGAAGGGAACACGGAGAAAGTGAGCATCATTCGGTCTGGGTATTCCTCTCTGATCTTCGAAATCAAGAGGGTCCCCATTCCAGATCCAGTTCCTCCACCCAGCGAATGGCACACCTGAAATCCTGAAAAAACCAAATACAAAACGCATCGTaagccaacaaaactaaaaaaacagaGCAATAGTAGAGAGAGAAGAGTTAGAAAGAACAAACACCTTGCAAGCAATCACAATTCTCTGCCTCTTTACGGACCACATCGAGCACGGAATCGATGAGCTCTGCACCCTCGGTGTAATGGCCTTTAGCCCAGTTGTTTCCGGCTCCAGATTGGCCGAAAACGAAGTTGTCCGGCCTGAAGATTTGGCCGTAGGGTCCGGTCCTGACGCTGTCCATGGTTCCGGGCTCAAGATCCATGAGAACAGCCCGAGGCACGTACCTCCCACCGTTTGCCTCATTGTAGTATACATCAATCCTTTCGAGCTGAAGATCGGATCCGCCCTGGTACATCCCCGTCGGGTCTATACCGTGCTCCGCACACACCACCTCCCAGAACTTGCTTCCGATCTGGTTCCCACATTGCCCCCCTTGGATGTGAAGGATCTCTCGCATTTTCAGcagtttttctccaaaaagagttgagagagagagagagagagagagagagagagatgaatggGGAAGATGTGGGGACAGAGGAAGGATTCTCTTATATAGAAAAAGCGTATAGAATTATATTTAGGGTATTTGAATGAGAAGCGGGAGGGATTTGGTTTGAATTGAGTGGAAATGAGTTGTTAACCCAAAAGTAACGTTCGGATTGAGCGATTTCTCACcatttttgaatttctttttggaCTTTTGGGGTACCAACAAAACCCTTCATTtatggctttttttttaaaaaatttggaaacaAAATTGACAGGGAGGAGCCTCCCCCTCATACGATACGATTCCCTTCCTAATTATAGGTATCTGAGCTACCTCCCACTCTGGCATATAATCAGCCAcacttttctttcaaatttgaattttgaaattcaaaaattttcgcCCAATTTAAAAGAACTAGCTTCACCTTTTCATCATCATCAcgatgaaaatgtgaaaaaggtATTGATTAATGTCAagaactttattattattattaatttttttaaaaaaaaatttaataataatttattattaatccaatcataaatttaaaagtcaaatcaatttatgaaaatcaaaaaaaaaaaaaaagacaaaaggctGATGCATAGCATTGCTGACTCCTTTTGTTAAGGTCTTGGAGTAATTTctgtttgaattaatttttttcatttctactAGGCCTAGTAACAGAAtaaaattctcttttatttcaAGTGAAAACAGATCCTCTGTTCTTACCAATCTCATACCACACAGTCGTCCTTGGTGAAAACTCATTAAAGCATTTGAGATTAAATTTGTTAATCTCAATCTCAACGGTTCAGTTTTTAATTTCGGCAATTAAATCTATTAGATTTTCTCTGATTTTAAATAAATCTCTTTGTCAAATTACCATCCAATTAATTACCACCAATCAATTAATACCACATGACTAATTTGACATGTCATGCAACTACCATAGAAAAATACTTCATCTCCTCATCTTGTTcttctctaaataaaaaaaaattataaattgtaaTTGTAATTAACCTAACTACGCTTACAGATtgtctaaatttaaaaactaaaaactatatTGAAATTACATGAAAACCCAGCGactaaaattgatttttttttatttttttaccctATTATTAATTACAATGAGCTTGCAGGTGGAGGAATGCACttttataaataacattttCCATTGAAAACAATGTGCTTGCATGCCATAAAGCACATGTACAAGTAACAGTAGAATACAACCCAGATGAAATATACAGCTTGGAAAAACATATAAAAACTACATTAACATTGAACTCCTTATATGTATTCTTTGTAAAGTTCTAAGCGACACCAACCACCTCAGTCACCTGCCCCAACAGTGCCATGTGGAACACTGCAGAATATGGaaccagaaacaaaaataatacaTTCGATTCATCTTTCCTGGTTGTCCCAGAATCATATGATAGtcagaaataaataaggaaatggATCACAGATTCACAGCATAGATAATAATCTAAACAAAAGATAGTCGAGAATAATTGAGCAACGCAAGGGATATCAGATATCAATGgattaattttcaaatcatGAATACTCTCAGGTTTCCAATTGCTGCAGATAATTTCAACCAACAAAATATTTCTCATACTCACTAAATCTTCCTTTCAAACTCAAGGAAAATCCCTTCCATTCTTCCAACTACTTCCAAGTTCCAACCAACTCTGGGatgtatataataaaaaagattaaaaaagaagaagaagttaagaTCTTCAAAAGCCAAATCTGTAAGTGATAAGGATCTCTTCACACGAAGTATGGAACACATAATAAAGTGAAAGAAAACAGCAAAAAGCCACtaaatttgttaaaatgctTAGGTAGATGTTTAAATACACTTATTCTCTGAACATCATATGGCGTTCGATTATGATATTTTGACACTTACAAGATAGAACAAGAGCGTTTCCAACTCTAACATCAATCCAAACCAGGGAAAAACAGTTTGCAGAAAAAAAGAGTATGGAAACGGATATTATTTTCAGAATATTGGATCTCAGAATGTTTATCAGTATCTTCAATTCCATTTAGGAAGTTACAGATAGATAACGCAGTTTCAAAGAAACATCATCGATCCATTGGAGAAACttgataaaaaatcaatttaacaaATTCCTGACAAATGATActgtataataaaaataaaggtagTCCTCTTAAGTATCTATCCTCACTCTCACCAAAAACGTCTTTCAAAATCCAAGTCATTGATTAAACTTACAAGCAACGATTCTTCAGATGATTATGTGTCATTCAATCCAACAAACATTAGGATGCAACTGAGAAAAGTTTAAAGAAACTGCAAGATATCTTTTAGGGACATATATGACGGGACAAAAGGCCATCAAGACTGATAGGCTTCATCTCTATTCATGTAGATCATGGATATAGAGATGAAACCAACCTATAAATAACAAAATCAGTTCAGACTGGTAGCTGattttcagaaaattaaaataaaagatagcAGCTCCATGTTCCATGGCAGGCCTGAAAGcataaacaatataaattatgcTAAACAAATAAGCAGCGGGTTACCTCCGACcatctttgctcaagcgtttcaaAACCTCTGAAAATAACAATATATTAAAGAGGTATCTTCTGACCTATGCCTACTGATAGAGTACACAGACTCTTTATTTATaagctaggttagggaccctcaaaattaGTATACATCGTAATTGTTCCTCccataaaggaataattaattaattaaattgatttgatatcaatttaattaacaaattaatgtCAATGccaattaatttgatttgattccaTTAGTTTAactattaatttgatttgattccattgtgtgcgcgcgcgcgcgcaaGGCCTACAACCTTGTATACACTAACTATTTCAGAAttcaatgaaaaatatattaacaaatttcCTCACTGCTGATAAAAGAACAATAACAACATATATCATAAACCACAGACGATTCCAATTATCTGTTCAATCTCATAATCAATGAATTAAACACTATGGACTTGTCAGCAAGTATTGAACAGGCCTTAGTAATATTCTCAGATGGTTTCATAAGATCGATTAAACACACAGTAAACATAGTTCCATATGACCAGTGAATTGAAGTGCCAAACACTTAACATGCAACTCAGTTGAAATGATATAACAAACTAACACATGTGACTATGTGAGAAAACTTCAGTTGGTTTCAAAAAGTTTACAAATTTGATGCAAATTCAAACACTAAATGAATAAAATTGTGTGACCCAGTAAATCACAGTTCTATTTTTTGAAGTTCATAAATAGGGGATCTCAGCAAATTACAGTTATCTTCAAGTCCTTTAAGGACTTTCCAGATAGATAACGCAGTATTTTATCGTGCATCATTGATCCATTCAAGATAAGCATCATATGCAATGCAAAGCCCACAAAAactgagacaaaaaaaaaaattacaaagaaaaagataaaaacattaaaaaaaaaaaatctttcagaATATGAAAGAAGAGCATCTCAGAAAGAACTTTCCCCATAAGTTTCTTCACAAACAATCATAGTGCAAGGATAACAATGGATTCTAATCATCACCGATGCTCATCAAGTAAAAAACAGACAAATATCACCAAGAAGTTAATTATCATTCACACGCGCaaacaaaaaccttaaaaatCGAAAGACAAAGGTTGCAAAATatacctgatttttttttttcttcaacctAGACAGACAATGTCAAAAAGGGGTtcagagaaaagaaagaagatggtTAGCTGCAAAAGGGTTTGTTCGGAGCTTTTACTCAAATTTATTAGCGGCGGGATTGGGCTAACCCTAGGGCGTGTTTGGAAAGTTTCTTAATGGAACCTAGTCATGGGCTAAGGATATCCAACACTTCACTACCTTTGCTTACAAGTCGTTTGCTACAGAGAACTTTTACTACAAGTCGTTTAGTCAATTCTCATATGACTTGGATTCCTGGATCCTATCCACAGAGAGTACCAGAAAAATATTGAGATTTTTGTCATATGTTTGTTTCAACctaaaatgtttttgttataaaatatttttaaagaaattatattttagaaaaaataatttttctgaaaatatttttgacgtTTGACTCgtacaaaaaaattaccaacgaTGAAAAATTACCGGTGACGCTGGCAGTATTCCGGTTAATGTTGCTGGATTCCAgcgataaaggccggaatctgAAGACAGTGGCCAAATTTTGGCCAGTTTTCTCTGAAATCTAGCCCAGTACAGCCGAATTTCGAAGAGCCGAAATTTTGGTTGGCCGAATTCCTACCGTATTCGCTAGATTTCGACTAGTTTCATTGGAATCTAAGTTGGTTGGATTCCGTCGAAGATGGCTAGAATCTGGCCATTTATTTAATGAATGACGGAAACGGATTATCACAAACGTACTTGCAAAAATGAATAGTTTAAATCtaaaaaagtatttatattttttcaaaaattaaataggcttttacgatcaaactaaaaataatttatgttgaccattattttcgattgctccaaacatcgaaaaatacaaaaaatatttttcagaaaacattattttaactcaaaatgttaaatttatgaTTTTTCAGACTCAATTAGGTTATAtcaatagtatttttttttccacgggtaaacaatttttttttaaaataaaaaaaaaattcaagatgaATAAAGTGGGCTAAAAAACAGATACTTGGTTGCAAAACATTCCTTCaatttagtttaataaattaatatctattttttaaagtattgaatttttatatctatttttaacaaaatatgggattttcatattttaaaattatatataaaaaatcccatattttaaaaataggtatcaatttaataaattgcattagaaaaaaatttcttctcaCCAAATAATTTAAAGAAAGACTTTATCCCAACTCTTTGGTCTTTAGGATTCTTTcttctcaaaaaagaaaattgtgtatATACTCTAATAAAGCAATaattcaaaatcattttttgaactttgaagtcGTGTAAAAATAGAGTCCACAGATTCTACCAAATTCCTCGCCACTAGTTTATAACTAAATTCAGAAAATATAAACCCCCTCTCCAAGTAATTATCACTACATGTACAACCTACTTCCTGAACAATCCATTATCCAGAGAAAATTCAACTCCCTCTTCTCTAAACCTATAAACGACACCAACATCATCGGTCCTATAACCAAATATTTTTGTCCAACGTAAATTCTTCGAGATGGGCATGATATTGGGAAAGATCAGCGTGGAAACCCCGAAATACCAATTGATTAAATCCTCGGCCGATTACGAAATCCGAAAATATGTGCCGTCGGTGATAGCTGAATTCACATTTGATCCGTCACAGTTCAAGGGCGACAAAGACGGCGGCTTTACCGTGTTGGCCAATTACATTGGCGCCTTAGGCAACCCACAGAACACGAAGCCGGAGAAGATTGCAATGACGGCACCGGTAATAACGAAGACCCAAGAGAGCTCTGGTGAAAAGATTGCCATGACAGCTCCGGTTGTGACCAAGGCTGGcggggaagaggagaagaagaacatGGTGAGTATGCAATTCTTGTTGCCG encodes:
- the LOC133872195 gene encoding L-type lectin-domain containing receptor kinase VIII.2-like, whose product is MAVLSISRNFTALTFFVFFFKSIAADPDSSFSFTRFGNDPKIESKIGVYGDAKVVNGGYAVQLTGPESSIAGVVMYKSPIKLVEGMSRKLVSFSTYFSFSMSTGNSDGLDFLMVPSGFNDTSPFELSLGSGKSKFEFVAVRFNTLRDNNGGLVKNHVGIGVGSVLSAGLSNASVYNLAPRSEKIHAWIDYEAGSKGLEVRLGQHGGSRPSSPLLSYQIDLSKALEDEEVFVSFRSSAGNSSKTCFLHSWSFKLRYVPNWMHSEPLDPKAFAKSTKTLAVPKRSDCLSRVLAAMIFGAACGALAAFTVLYLWTIFGNRRPVAPEEFSMQPMDCEYKKVQIVVDKAFEDGKK
- the LOC133872194 gene encoding tubulin beta-1 chain-like — encoded protein: MREILHIQGGQCGNQIGSKFWEVVCAEHGIDPTGMYQGGSDLQLERIDVYYNEANGGRYVPRAVLMDLEPGTMDSVRTGPYGQIFRPDNFVFGQSGAGNNWAKGHYTEGAELIDSVLDVVRKEAENCDCLQGFQVCHSLGGGTGSGMGTLLISKIREEYPDRMMLTFSVFPSPKVSDTVVEPYNATLSVHQLVENADECMVLDNEALYDICFRTLKLTTPSFGDLNHLISATMSGVTCCLRFPGQLNSDLRKLAVNLIPFPRLHFFMVGFAPLTSRGSQQYRALSVPELTQQMWDSKNMMCAADPRHGRYLTASAMFRGKMSTKEVDEQMINVQNKNSSYFVEWIPNNVKSTVCDIAPTGLKMASTFIGNSTSIQEMFRRVSEQFTAMFRRKAFLHWYTGEGMDEMEFTEAESNMNDLVSEYQQYQDATADEDDEYEEEEEEINDM
- the LOC133872335 gene encoding heme-binding-like protein At3g10130, chloroplastic is translated as MGMILGKISVETPKYQLIKSSADYEIRKYVPSVIAEFTFDPSQFKGDKDGGFTVLANYIGALGNPQNTKPEKIAMTAPVITKTQESSGEKIAMTAPVVTKAGGEEEKKNMVSMQFLLPDKYKKAEEAPKPVDERVVIREEGERKYGVVKFGGVATEAVVEEKVEKLKKCLERDGYKVTGEFLLARYNPPWTLPPFRTNEVMIPIE